From one Luteolibacter sp. SL250 genomic stretch:
- the mnmA gene encoding tRNA 2-thiouridine(34) synthase MnmA has translation MARVLVGLSGGVDSSVAAALLLEQGHEVAAGYMKNWINEEGIPGDCPWEQDIEDAKAVAKTLGIEFRVIDLIDSYKDRIVDYLVEGYRSGITPNPDVWCNREMKFGVFLDYAISQGFEFVGTGHYARKRILPDGQSAILRGADPNKDQSYFLSLMTQFQAAHALFPTGEMLKPEVRDVARRFGLPVAEKKDSQGICFLGQVKMSDFLRHYVADNPGDIIDTDGRVMGTHQGLHLYTLGQRKGHGVASPREGMAYVVVGKVPEKNQLVVGWDLPETHGLYAKECVVGTLSALNEPFDKKRLVDAQPRYRSKAEPAVLEPLDDGKVRLTFRHPQRAVVPGQICALYDGGRMLGGGVFETVA, from the coding sequence ATGGCACGGGTTCTGGTAGGACTTTCAGGCGGGGTGGACAGCTCCGTGGCGGCGGCGTTGCTGCTGGAGCAGGGGCACGAGGTGGCCGCCGGCTACATGAAGAACTGGATCAATGAGGAGGGCATCCCCGGGGACTGCCCGTGGGAGCAGGACATCGAGGACGCGAAGGCTGTGGCGAAGACGCTGGGCATCGAGTTCCGCGTCATCGACCTCATCGACTCCTACAAGGACCGCATCGTGGACTACCTGGTGGAGGGCTACCGCTCCGGCATCACGCCGAACCCGGACGTCTGGTGCAACCGGGAGATGAAGTTCGGCGTCTTTCTGGACTACGCCATCAGCCAAGGCTTCGAATTCGTGGGGACCGGCCACTACGCGCGGAAGCGCATCCTGCCGGACGGCCAGTCCGCCATCCTGCGCGGCGCGGACCCGAACAAGGACCAGAGCTACTTCCTTTCCCTGATGACGCAGTTCCAGGCGGCGCACGCGCTTTTTCCGACGGGGGAGATGCTGAAGCCGGAGGTGCGGGACGTTGCCCGCCGCTTCGGCCTGCCGGTGGCGGAGAAAAAGGACAGCCAGGGCATCTGCTTCCTGGGTCAGGTGAAGATGAGCGATTTCCTGCGCCACTACGTCGCGGACAATCCCGGCGATATCATCGATACGGACGGCCGCGTGATGGGCACTCACCAGGGCCTGCACCTCTATACGCTGGGACAGCGGAAAGGGCACGGCGTCGCGTCACCCCGGGAGGGCATGGCCTATGTCGTCGTCGGCAAGGTGCCGGAGAAAAACCAGCTCGTCGTCGGCTGGGACCTGCCGGAGACCCACGGCCTGTATGCGAAGGAGTGTGTGGTCGGCACGCTGTCCGCGCTCAATGAACCCTTTGACAAAAAGCGCCTGGTGGACGCGCAGCCGCGCTACCGCTCAAAGGCGGAGCCCGCGGTGCTGGAGCCACTGGATGATGGCAAAGTCCGCCTCACCTTCCGCCATCCCCAGCGGGCCGTGGTCCCCGGCCAGATCTGCGCGCTCTATGATGGCGGCAGGATGCTCGGCGGTGGGGTGTTCGAGACCGTGGCGTGA